Part of the Pseudomonas sp. ADAK13 genome is shown below.
GGCCATCGGTGTTGAATACCATCGCCTGCGCGCTTTCGAGCAGTACCTCAACGGTCACGCCCGTGACGGAGAGGAAATCAACCTCAAGATTATTCCCAAGGCCAAGGATCAGTTGATCGGCGCGTTGGCCCGCGGCGAGGGCGACCTGGTGGCGCCCGGCGAATTGCTCGATGTGAAGGCGGCGCACAAGATTGCCACCAGCGACCCGATTGCGAGCGACGTGCCGTTGTGGCTGGTGGGGCTCAAGGGCGAGCGACGGTTTACCAAACTGGAGCAACTGTCCGGGCGCACGCTGGCGCTGACCACCGGCAGCGCCGCGTCGGATGCGATCAATCAGGTCAACCAGAAACTGGCGCTGCACAAGTTGCCACCGGTGAAGGTGGAGTGGGTAGACCCCAGCCTGGCGGTGGAGGACGTGCTGGAGATGGTCCAGGCCGGGATTTTCCACCTGACCATCGTCGAGCGACCGATTGCCGAGCGCTGGGCGAAGATCCTGCCCAAGCTGCGTTTTGACCGGCAAGTAACCATCAGCGAACCGGGCCAAGAGTATTGGTTCGTACGCCAGGATGCCTCGATGCTGCGGGCCAGTATCGACCGTTTCCTCAAGACCTACCGCACCCCGTCCGACCAGGATGTGGCCTTCCAGCGCATCTACCGCCGTCTCTATCAAGTACGTTATCCACTGGCCCGGGCCGACCGCCAGCGCCTGGAAAAGCTGCGCCCGGTGCTGCAAAAGCATGCCCGGGAGCAAGGCATGGACTGGCTGAACCTGGCCGCGTTGGCCTTCAAGGAGTCGGCCCTCGACCCCGGCGCTCGCAGCAGTGGCGGCCCCACCGGCCTGATGCAGATCACCCCGTCGGCGGCGCAACGGGTCGGGGTCAATAACATCGAGAACCTGGACAGCAACGTGCAAGCGGGCGCGCGGTACCTGGCGATGATCCGGCGCAAGTTTTTCTCAAGCCCCAAACTCAATGAGCGCGAACGCATGGCCTTCGTCCTGGCGGCCTACAACATGGGCCCCGAGCGGGTTCAGGGAATGCGCGCCGAAGCCCGGCGCCGGGGGCTCAACCCGAATCAATGGTTTTTCCAGGTCGAGCGCATTGCCATGGAGCAAGTGGGAATGGGCGGCGTCAGCTATGTTAATAGCGTGAACAAGTATTACTTGGCGTTTGATCGGGAGCGGGAGTCCCTTGAGCCACCGGCAGCGAAAATTGCCTCGCGCAAGTAATCTATTTTTTCGATGTTAATTAGGCAATTTATCGGCTTTTATCATTGTTTAAACTGATTAATATAGCGGCCAACCAACCCCTACCTTGAAAAGGATTATCAGCATGAGCCCATTGATCACCCGAATCCTCTCCACCCGCGCCGGCTACGGCCTGACCGTTCTGCGAATTTTTGTCGGAATTATCTTCGCCGCTCACGGTTCGCAGAAACTCTTTGGCTGGTTTGGCGGTGGCGGCCTGGCGGGCACGGCCCAATGGATGGAAAGTATCGGCCTGGCGCCGGGTACCTTGATGGCCGTGTTGTCCGGCGGTACCGAGTTCTTCGCCGGGCTGGCGCTGATCATCGGTTTGCTGGCAAGGCCTGCGGCGCTGGGCCTGACGATCATTTCCCTGGTGGCGATTTTCTCGGTGCATATCCATAACGGTTTGTTCATGGCCAACAACGGTTATGAGTTCGCCCTGGCGCTGCTGGGCGGTACGCTGGCGGTGTTGCTGGAAGGTGCAGGCAAACTGTCTGCCGACCGCGCCATCACTCACTGATCCCGCGAAATTCCCTTTAAAGGCCCGCCCCGTGCGGGCCTTTTCGTTGCCAGGGATTCTTGACACCGCCCTAGCGGCTTCTCTAGGATGTTGCCCATGCGCCGATTTAAACAGCTAATTGCGGGGCGCCACCGGTGACTGATCACAGTCCCGACAGAAGCCAGAGCCCATGGGCCGGTTTCGAAATTCCGCTAAAGCGCTGGTTCGGTGTTGCCTCTCACCTGCCCGCAGACTTTCGAGGCAGAGACACGACACGATGAATGCACTACGCCCCCTCATACGCCTGGCCCCGATCACCGCGGACCTTACCCAACGCAATCCGAAAATCCTTCTGGGCGGCAAGCACCAGCCGACGCTGTTGCGCTATCTGGATGGCTGGCCGCGCCGTACGGGGCGGCCTTCGGCGTTTCTGATCCAGTTTGTCGAAGACGGCGACTCCCTCGCGCGCTTTGCATCCAACAGCTTTGACCTGGCCGTGATTCAAGCGCCGAGTGCGAGTGATGCGGGCGAAGTGATACGCCAGTTGACCCGTATTGCCCGGCAAGGGCTGATCGCCCGGCGTTGAACCCTCAGTAAAACGCCGCTGAAGGCAAGTGCTGGCGACGGCGACGAACCAGGAACATACCCCACGCAATCAGGCACAGTATCAGCGGTATCGGCAGGATATTGAGCAGCTTAATCTTGCGCTCCAGGGCATGAACCTGTGCGTATGCCTGAACCTTCAGCGCGTGAATTTCCATGGGCACTCGCAAGCGTTCCTTGTTGAGTGCCTGCAGCAGTACGTTGGAGGTGACCGCCTGGACTCCTGGCGAAAGGGTGCGGGGGTTCAGTAATTGCCACTCCTTTTCCGTTTGCTCCAGGCGTTGCGCCAGTTCGGCGGATTTTTCCCGGTAGGCCTGTGCAGCGTCTTCGCGCATTGCCTGCAGCACCTGCAGTGATCGACCGCCGCCTGCGCGGGGGCGAACGTTCATCAGGGCATCGGGCGCCGCCAGGTTATCCAGGGTGTTCAAGACAAACATCGCGTTATCGGACGACGCTCCGCTCATCGTGCGGTTGCCTGGGCCCATTCCTGCCACTCGGTCGCTGAGCAGGTCGGTGTCGGCGACCACCACGACATGGATGTTCGCAGACTTTTGCACGCTGGCATCACGCCCGTTGATCCCCTCAGGGAAAGCGGAATAGGCAGGCCCCTCGACGCGGGCGGCAATCACCTGTTGCTGGCCGCGCGCGGTTGCCTCGTTGTTCAGTGAATCAAACGGTGCTGGCAGGGCGAAGCGCTCGGCATCAAACAGTGCCGCTTGCCCGGAGCTTTGGAGCAGGGGAGTGAAGGTCATACGGCTTTTTTTGGCGGGAGCCAGCGCGCCACTGCTCAAGACATTCACGCTGCGCAGTTTCCAGGTGCTGATGTCATCCTGTGCCATCGCCTGGCGGGGCAGGGTCAGCGCAGCGGGGTGGCGCACCGCTGGCTGGCCGGTGGTCATGATCACTGAGGTGGCATAGTTGCGATCGGCGAGTACCTTGTTCGTCGACATCTGGATGCCCCAAGCGCTCAGCAATGCTTCCAGCCTGGGGTTTTCCGGGCTTGTGAGGCTGGCGTCCAGGCCGGTTAGCGGGTCGATAAACATCATCAATTTGCCTGCGCCCAGCACAAACTGATCGATTGCGTACAAGGTTTGATCAGGCAGTTTGCCGGGGTGAACCACCATCAAGGTTTTGACGTGTTCGGGAATCTTCTCGATACCTGGCTCCAGCGTGACGAGCCTGAATTGGCGGCGCATCTCTTGAAGCAGCTGCCAGGCAGGCGTATTCACGCCGTTGCGCTCGTCCCGCTCACCCTCCATTGGCAGCCGGGATATCAGGCCTATGACGGGTTGCTCGGGGTGAGTCGCCTTATGAATCAGATGGCTGATTTCATATTCCAGCAGTGATTCCCGGTCCGGGCTGAATGACTCGATGCTGTGTGGCCCATGATCGGCGCTGCTTGCGACGAGGCCGAAGAACCCTTGTTGGTCGTCAAGTCCCAGTAGCCTGGCCTTGTACTCATCCTCTGAAAAAGGGGTGGGGTCGATAAGGTGCAGGTTGATTTTGCCCTTTGCGAATTTTTCATACTCCCTGAGCAGTAACTCCACACGTTTACTGTAACTTTCCAGCGAGTTGGTTCTTTGCGGATGTTTGCTGGAGTTGAAAAAGTACAGGTCGACTGGCTGTTCCAGTGAGGTGAGTAGTGTCTCTACAGGCGCGGAGAGTGTATGAATTTTTTGTTCTGAAAAATCCAGCCGTATATTCGGAAGCTTAAGTGCCCATACTAGGTTAAATGCAAGAAAGAGCAGCAATAGGGTGAGAATTGTGAGGCTGGCGCTTAGTGGCGTTCTCATCGTCATGTGTCCTTCTCAACCGTTTCTGACATTCAGGGCGATGATCGTTGCAGCGAGAAAGGTTACGATCAGGCTGATAAAGTACAAACTGTCCTGAAGAGCCAGAACACCCTGGTCAATGGCATCGAAACGCGTCGATGGGCTCAGGGAAATAATCCGGTCAATAAGCCAGAGGGGGGCTTGGTGTTCAATGGCATCAAGAATCGATGACAACCCACTGGCGGCCAGCAGCAAGCACAGGGTTACTGTAAATATCACCACCCGGTGATGGGTCAGTGTGCAGATAAAACAGCCCACCGACAGATAACTTCCGGCTAATAGCCAACTTGCCAGGTATTGGGAGGCGATAACGGTATTGTCCGGATTTCCCAAGTAGTTAACCGTGATAACCAAGGGGAAGGTCAGCAACAAGGCAATTCCGGAAACGACCCAGGCTGCCAGAAATTTACCGGCAACCATTTCGAAGCCAGTGACCGGCAGGGTCTTTAGAAAGTCCATGGCACCGGTGTTGTGCTCGTCCGCCCACAGTTGAGTGGCAAGCACTGGCGCCAACAGTAAATACAGCCAGGGGTGCAGTTGGAAAAAACCCAGCAGGTCAACACTGCCTTGCTCCAGTAGCTGGCTTGTATGGAAGCCAAATGCAGTGGCTGCTGTCAGGAATGCTGCCGTGCTCAGATAAGTGACGGGGGTTGAAAAGTAACTGGCAAGTTGACGCTTGAATATGACCGGTAGACGTTTCAATTTGATGCCTCCTGGCTCATATGGTTGACCACTTCGTCCAAACGCCCGGTCTCCAGGTTCAGGGCATTGATTTTCCAGCGGCGGTGAGTGATCAGTGCGTTGATATGGGGGTAAATGGTTTGCCCCGGTATGGCGAGCACGGTCACTGTGCCGGGGGTCTCGCGGTCTTGCTCGATACCGGCGACCCCGGGCAACACCGCCAGGGCGAGCAGGTCCAGCGGCGTGTCTGCGGCAAGGGTGACCGCCTGGTAATGACGGGAGCTGCGCTGCAGTTCGGGCAAGGAAGTGTCTGCCACCAGGCGACCGTCGGCGATTACCAGGGCCCTGTTACAAATGCGGGTCAGCTCTTCAGGCGTTCGGGACGCAACAATGATCGTCATTTCGTCGTTCAACGACTTAATGAGCATTCTGACTTTGTGTTTTTGGTCGGCGCTCAGCCCTTCCGTTGGCTCATCGAGCAACAGTAGGCTGGGGTCATGCAAGATTGCCTGCGCGATCGCTACTTTGCGTTTCAAGCCTGGCGGGAGGGTTCCGATCGGGCATTTGAGTATCCGCCAAAGCTCCAGCCGTGCGACCGCCCGGTCAATCATTTTGCGCTTTTGCGCGCCATGGAATCCGCGTACTCCAGCGATAAACTCAAGAAAGCCTTTCACGCTCATTGCGTTGTGGGTCAGTAATGACTCTGGCTGGTAGCCTGTCACCTTCTTCGCCTGGAGAGGGTTGTGGGCTATATCATTACCGAATATTTTTATATGACCTGAAGAGGGTGCGATCGAGCCTGAAATCATTTTGATGACAGTTGTTTTTCCCGCGCCATCATTTCCAAATAGTCCCAGGCATTCCTGGGGTTGGGCGTTGAACGAAAAATCATGAATGATGCTTTTTCCGCCCATCTTTTTTGTCAGGCTCGTTATCTCGATCATTATGCTTTTCTACTGAATGGATATGGCAAGGCGCGATTAATTCGATGCCTCGATTAACCTGCTTGAGCAGCAGGTTGTGGATGTTCGAAAAGTCAAAACTTGAAATCTTTATGATTGGCGCGTGTCCAGTGTCGTACTGTTAAAAAATGGTACGTTCAATGGGCAGTCTTGGAAACGCTGAAACGCCTGAATAAGATAAGTCCTACGTGCCAAGCGATAGCTCGCTGAAACAATTGTTATGTTTTTAATGCTTCAATTACTGTCGTCTTTTATTTGGCGTGTATTCGAAGTCCGCCAA
Proteins encoded:
- a CDS encoding DoxX family protein; translated protein: MSPLITRILSTRAGYGLTVLRIFVGIIFAAHGSQKLFGWFGGGGLAGTAQWMESIGLAPGTLMAVLSGGTEFFAGLALIIGLLARPAALGLTIISLVAIFSVHIHNGLFMANNGYEFALALLGGTLAVLLEGAGKLSADRAITH
- a CDS encoding Gldg family protein, encoding MRTPLSASLTILTLLLLFLAFNLVWALKLPNIRLDFSEQKIHTLSAPVETLLTSLEQPVDLYFFNSSKHPQRTNSLESYSKRVELLLREYEKFAKGKINLHLIDPTPFSEDEYKARLLGLDDQQGFFGLVASSADHGPHSIESFSPDRESLLEYEISHLIHKATHPEQPVIGLISRLPMEGERDERNGVNTPAWQLLQEMRRQFRLVTLEPGIEKIPEHVKTLMVVHPGKLPDQTLYAIDQFVLGAGKLMMFIDPLTGLDASLTSPENPRLEALLSAWGIQMSTNKVLADRNYATSVIMTTGQPAVRHPAALTLPRQAMAQDDISTWKLRSVNVLSSGALAPAKKSRMTFTPLLQSSGQAALFDAERFALPAPFDSLNNEATARGQQQVIAARVEGPAYSAFPEGINGRDASVQKSANIHVVVVADTDLLSDRVAGMGPGNRTMSGASSDNAMFVLNTLDNLAAPDALMNVRPRAGGGRSLQVLQAMREDAAQAYREKSAELAQRLEQTEKEWQLLNPRTLSPGVQAVTSNVLLQALNKERLRVPMEIHALKVQAYAQVHALERKIKLLNILPIPLILCLIAWGMFLVRRRRQHLPSAAFY
- a CDS encoding ABC transporter permease; protein product: MKRLPVIFKRQLASYFSTPVTYLSTAAFLTAATAFGFHTSQLLEQGSVDLLGFFQLHPWLYLLLAPVLATQLWADEHNTGAMDFLKTLPVTGFEMVAGKFLAAWVVSGIALLLTFPLVITVNYLGNPDNTVIASQYLASWLLAGSYLSVGCFICTLTHHRVVIFTVTLCLLLAASGLSSILDAIEHQAPLWLIDRIISLSPSTRFDAIDQGVLALQDSLYFISLIVTFLAATIIALNVRNG
- a CDS encoding ABC transporter ATP-binding protein, which gives rise to MIEITSLTKKMGGKSIIHDFSFNAQPQECLGLFGNDGAGKTTVIKMISGSIAPSSGHIKIFGNDIAHNPLQAKKVTGYQPESLLTHNAMSVKGFLEFIAGVRGFHGAQKRKMIDRAVARLELWRILKCPIGTLPPGLKRKVAIAQAILHDPSLLLLDEPTEGLSADQKHKVRMLIKSLNDEMTIIVASRTPEELTRICNRALVIADGRLVADTSLPELQRSSRHYQAVTLAADTPLDLLALAVLPGVAGIEQDRETPGTVTVLAIPGQTIYPHINALITHRRWKINALNLETGRLDEVVNHMSQEASN
- a CDS encoding transglycosylase SLT domain-containing protein, whose product is MIRPSALLVLCLTLLLPMAAVARLDGPLEVTKPGKVRDLAEIRSSRTLRVLVNQSRNSSGEVQGQAIGVEYHRLRAFEQYLNGHARDGEEINLKIIPKAKDQLIGALARGEGDLVAPGELLDVKAAHKIATSDPIASDVPLWLVGLKGERRFTKLEQLSGRTLALTTGSAASDAINQVNQKLALHKLPPVKVEWVDPSLAVEDVLEMVQAGIFHLTIVERPIAERWAKILPKLRFDRQVTISEPGQEYWFVRQDASMLRASIDRFLKTYRTPSDQDVAFQRIYRRLYQVRYPLARADRQRLEKLRPVLQKHAREQGMDWLNLAALAFKESALDPGARSSGGPTGLMQITPSAAQRVGVNNIENLDSNVQAGARYLAMIRRKFFSSPKLNERERMAFVLAAYNMGPERVQGMRAEARRRGLNPNQWFFQVERIAMEQVGMGGVSYVNSVNKYYLAFDRERESLEPPAAKIASRK